The Fusobacterium varium DNA segment TGGAATTAGTAATATTAGGAAGTGATGTTGAAATAACAACTAGACCTAAGAAAGTAACTGATTATAGAGTAAAAGAAAATAGTTTAAGATTAAGAGTTCCAATGATAATCAAATAGAGCATAAAAAAAGATAACTAAAGGTTGAAAAAATCTGTAGTTATCTTTTTTATTTTGATAAAAATATTGCAAAGTTAAAATAATCTGTTAAACTAAAATTAGGAGAGATATTAAAAATCTTTTGGAGGAAAAAAATGTTAGAGAGATTAAGAGAAGAAGTTAAAAAAAGAGTAAAGAAAAAAAGATATATACATATACTAGGAGTAGAGGAAAAAGCTGCTGAATTAGCAGAAAAATATGGAGTTGATGAGGAAAAATGTAGGATAGCTGCAATTTTACATGATGTGGCTAAAGAGATGGAAATAAAAGAGATGGAGAGAATTTGTAGAGAAAATTTCTCTAATGAATTGACAGAAAAGGATATGGATATAAGCGAGATACTTCATGGGTTTGTAGGTTATATAGTTGCAAGAGATGAGTTTAAAATATCTGATGAAAGCATATTAAATGGAATAAAGTATCATACTGTGG contains these protein-coding regions:
- the yqeK gene encoding bis(5'-nucleosyl)-tetraphosphatase (symmetrical) YqeK is translated as MLERLREEVKKRVKKKRYIHILGVEEKAAELAEKYGVDEEKCRIAAILHDVAKEMEIKEMERICRENFSNELTEKDMDISEILHGFVGYIVARDEFKISDESILNGIKYHTVGKKGLDTLGRIIYIADAIEKNRDYPGVENIRAEVAKDLDKGIIFEIDRKINYLSSVGGKIHKNTMEMRDWLAENSKGR